The nucleotide sequence TCGAAAGCACTCAGAAAGCTCTTGCCGTCAGTGTAAGGGGAATGGAGCAGTCGCTTCGTTCCCTTTTGGATGGGGCAACAGCTGTTGGGAAAACGGCAACAACGGCTGAAATGGCGATTCGTCAGACATCATCAGGCCTTGAAAAAGCTTGGCAGCAACACGTTGAGCGTTTCAAAGGTGTTGATGAATCTTTGGCAAAGGTACTGCTAGGTGTGATGGAGGCTGTAGATAACAATGCAGCAAAACTGAATCAATACGTTAATAGTATAGATAAACACCTTGGGAAAGCCATCGGGACTTTTCAGGAGTCTGTCGAAGAGCTTAACGATACATTTGAACAAATGCTTGTCGCATTAAAGCAGCGATAATTTAATAATTATGTCTTGGGACAGTCATGGCATTTGAACAATCTCATAGCGCAGACAGTGAACACGAGGAAGACTTTTTTGTCTCCATGACTGACATGATGGTGGGAATGCTTTTCCTGTTCATCATCATGCTCATGTTTTTTGCCATGAAATTCAGCGATGACTCTGTAGACCTTCGAGAGCAAAACCGTCTCCTGGAGGAGCAGCGCAAGGCCGCCGAAGAGGAGAAGGCTCGTCTACGTGCCCAGTTGGACTTGCTGCAGGGAGCGCAGCAAGCCCGTCAGGCAGTCGTAGAACAGGTTTACCAATCCCTCAAAGACCAAGGTGTTACCGTGCTCATTGACAGGGATAATGGCATCCTGCGCCTGCCGGAATCCATTCTTTTCCCTGTGAACAAGTCGGAACTGCTACCAGAAGGTAGGGAAGCGGTAACCAAGTTGGCCAGGGCTCTGGCCCAGGTTCTACCCTGTTACTCGACGTTGCCGGATGCCATCCCACCGGCTGATTGCCCGACAACCGCCTTTGGGTTGGAAGCCCTTCTG is from Fundidesulfovibrio soli and encodes:
- a CDS encoding OmpA/MotB family protein, with the translated sequence MAFEQSHSADSEHEEDFFVSMTDMMVGMLFLFIIMLMFFAMKFSDDSVDLREQNRLLEEQRKAAEEEKARLRAQLDLLQGAQQARQAVVEQVYQSLKDQGVTVLIDRDNGILRLPESILFPVNKSELLPEGREAVTKLARALAQVLPCYSTLPDAIPPADCPTTAFGLEALLIEGHTDSDGTEDMNWRLSMERALHTYQVMTRERPLLGAMRSRQVRADEGVSGGVGYPLMSVAGYGLKRPVAPNDSPENKRRNRRIDIRFIMTPPSEKEVNAAKRLLE